A stretch of the Mycobacterium shigaense genome encodes the following:
- a CDS encoding thiolase family protein: MGLRGEAAIVGYVELPPERMTKALNQSEPAPFAIEQWAELGAAALGDAGLPFEVVDGIVASHLAESEIFVPSTIAEYLGVGARFAEHVDLSGASAAAMVWRAAAAVELGICDAVLCALPARYITPMSPKKPKTYGDALYFGSSSNQYGSPQAEFEIPYGNLGQNGPYGQVARRYAAVYGYDERAMAKLVVDTRVNANHTDGAIWKDKPLSVDDVLASPVIADPLHMLEIVMPCVGGAAVVVANADLARRSRNRPVWVKGFGEHVPFKTPTYAKDLLHTPIAEAAATAFAMTDLTRDQMDMVSIYDCYTITVLLSLEDAGFCEKGKGMEFVANHDLTFRGDFPLNTAGGQLGFGQAGLAGGMHHVCDASRQIMGRAGAAQVADCNRAFVSGNGGILSEQTTLILEGD; the protein is encoded by the coding sequence ATGGGATTACGTGGAGAAGCCGCGATCGTCGGGTACGTCGAGCTACCGCCGGAGCGCATGACCAAGGCGTTGAACCAGTCTGAGCCGGCCCCGTTCGCGATCGAGCAATGGGCCGAGCTCGGCGCCGCCGCGCTCGGCGACGCGGGACTGCCGTTCGAGGTCGTCGACGGCATCGTGGCCTCGCACCTGGCCGAGTCGGAGATCTTCGTGCCCTCGACCATTGCCGAATACCTGGGAGTGGGAGCGAGATTCGCCGAGCACGTCGATCTCAGCGGCGCGAGCGCCGCGGCCATGGTGTGGCGGGCCGCCGCCGCGGTCGAACTCGGCATCTGCGACGCGGTGCTGTGCGCGCTGCCCGCACGCTACATCACCCCGATGTCTCCTAAGAAGCCAAAGACCTACGGTGATGCGTTGTATTTCGGGTCATCGAGCAACCAATACGGCTCTCCGCAAGCCGAATTCGAGATTCCCTACGGAAATCTCGGCCAGAACGGCCCATACGGTCAGGTGGCGCGGCGTTATGCGGCGGTCTACGGCTACGACGAGCGGGCAATGGCCAAGCTCGTCGTCGACACGCGCGTCAATGCCAACCATACCGACGGCGCGATCTGGAAGGACAAGCCGCTCAGCGTCGACGACGTGCTGGCCAGCCCGGTGATCGCCGATCCGCTGCACATGCTGGAGATCGTCATGCCCTGCGTCGGCGGCGCGGCCGTCGTCGTGGCCAACGCGGACTTGGCGCGGCGGTCGCGCAATCGCCCGGTGTGGGTCAAGGGCTTCGGCGAACATGTGCCGTTCAAGACCCCGACCTACGCCAAGGATCTGTTGCACACCCCGATCGCGGAGGCCGCCGCCACCGCTTTTGCCATGACCGACCTGACCCGTGACCAGATGGACATGGTGTCGATCTACGACTGCTACACCATCACCGTACTGCTGTCCCTGGAGGACGCGGGCTTCTGCGAGAAGGGCAAGGGCATGGAGTTCGTGGCCAACCACGACCTGACCTTCCGCGGGGACTTCCCGCTCAACACCGCCGGCGGCCAACTCGGTTTCGGCCAGGCCGGATTGGCGGGCGGCATGCACCACGTCTGCGACGCGAGCCGGCAGATCATGGGCCGCGCGGGTGCGGCCCAGGTCGCCGACTGTAACCGCGCCTTCGTGTCCGGCAACGGCGGCATCCTGTCCGAGCAGACGACGCTGATCTTGGAGGGCGACTGA
- a CDS encoding Zn-ribbon domain-containing OB-fold protein: MAAFERPMPVKTPTTAPFWAALAQHRIVIQYSPSLQSYVFYPRVRAPGTLADDLEWREISGLGTLYSYTVAHRPVSPHFADAVPQLLAIVEWDEGPRFSTEMVNVDPADLRVGMRVRPVFCDYPEHDVTLLRYEPAGE; this comes from the coding sequence GTGGCCGCTTTCGAACGACCAATGCCGGTGAAAACGCCTACCACCGCACCATTTTGGGCTGCGCTGGCTCAGCACCGCATCGTCATCCAGTATTCGCCGTCGTTACAGTCCTACGTGTTCTACCCGCGGGTGCGTGCGCCCGGCACCCTGGCCGACGACCTGGAGTGGCGGGAGATCTCCGGCCTGGGGACGCTGTATTCTTACACCGTGGCGCACCGGCCGGTCAGTCCGCATTTCGCCGACGCCGTCCCGCAGCTGCTCGCGATCGTCGAATGGGACGAGGGCCCAAGGTTTTCCACCGAGATGGTCAACGTCGACCCGGCCGACCTGCGAGTCGGGATGCGGGTGCGGCCGGTGTTCTGCGACTACCCGGAGCACGACGTCACCCTGCTGCGCTACGAACCGGCCGGGGAGTAG
- a CDS encoding sulfotransferase family protein yields MTLQERFDPEALIAAACAEAGSDDFGDAPGFEGWRHGLQLVADGLANEARLSPIGVEVAHLDVIRALKNRLDVIAWRKLNPDIATKPIDAPIFIVGQPRTGTTILYDLLAQDPELRAPLTWEVDAPFPVPQPETYHTDPRIAQAQASIEMSEQIIPGFLKFHPMGALVGQECVRITASEFTSMIFTVQYRLPTYYRWLLYDADHTGAYRYHRIFLQHLQSRVPGQWLLKSPAHLWQLDKLLAEYPDALIVQTHRDPLNVISSIAALTHHLRRMASDESNIAECAAQSYEEIVVGLDRGMALRDKGVVPEGQVIDVQFTDFINDPWTTIKDIYTKLGRELKPGTEQKMRDFLAEHPGDGGRGRYTWSDTGLDAGEVRERVSAYQERYGVPAEELR; encoded by the coding sequence ATGACGCTGCAGGAGCGATTCGATCCGGAAGCCCTGATTGCCGCCGCGTGCGCGGAAGCCGGCAGCGACGACTTCGGCGACGCTCCCGGCTTCGAGGGCTGGCGGCACGGGCTTCAGCTCGTCGCCGACGGGTTGGCCAACGAGGCGCGATTGTCGCCGATCGGGGTGGAGGTCGCCCACCTCGACGTGATCCGCGCGCTGAAGAACCGGCTCGATGTGATCGCGTGGCGCAAGCTGAATCCGGACATCGCCACCAAACCCATTGACGCGCCGATTTTTATCGTCGGCCAGCCCCGCACCGGGACAACGATCCTCTACGACCTACTCGCCCAGGATCCGGAGCTGCGCGCACCGTTGACCTGGGAGGTCGACGCGCCGTTCCCGGTCCCGCAGCCCGAGACCTACCACACCGATCCGCGCATCGCCCAGGCGCAGGCCAGCATCGAGATGTCCGAGCAGATCATTCCCGGGTTCCTGAAGTTTCACCCGATGGGGGCTCTGGTGGGCCAGGAGTGCGTGCGCATCACCGCCAGCGAATTCACCAGCATGATCTTCACGGTGCAGTACCGCCTGCCGACCTACTATCGCTGGCTGCTGTACGACGCCGACCACACCGGCGCGTACCGCTATCACCGAATCTTCTTGCAGCACTTGCAGTCCCGCGTGCCAGGTCAGTGGCTGCTGAAGTCGCCGGCGCACCTGTGGCAGCTGGACAAGCTGCTCGCCGAGTATCCCGACGCGTTGATCGTGCAGACACACCGCGACCCGCTCAACGTCATCTCGTCCATCGCCGCGCTGACCCATCATCTGCGCCGCATGGCCAGCGACGAGTCCAACATCGCCGAGTGCGCGGCGCAGTCCTACGAGGAGATCGTTGTCGGCCTCGACCGGGGGATGGCACTGCGCGACAAGGGCGTGGTCCCCGAGGGCCAGGTGATCGACGTACAGTTCACGGATTTCATCAACGATCCGTGGACCACGATCAAGGACATCTACACCAAGCTCGGCCGCGAGCTGAAGCCCGGCACCGAGCAGAAGATGCGCGATTTTTTGGCCGAGCATCCCGGCGACGGCGGGCGCGGCCGCTACACCTGGTCGGACACCGGCCTGGACGCCGGCGAGGTGCGCGAGCGGGTGAGTGCCTACCAGGAGCGCTACGGGGTCCCGGCCGAAGAACTGCGCTGA
- a CDS encoding TetR family transcriptional regulator translates to MSHPLSSTTSPIERRRAATRQRVAAAAAQLVADRGLAAATVEHIADAADISRATFFRYFNSKEDAIAEGVNLVWLNRITAALAVQPPQLTGTEAVVAAFADLALGFAEIEDQVRELALLTRSSETLDAWTLHIYARYESAIAELVAPRMADLAPQDPRPRLLGALAMAAVRIALDDWLTHGGSLPDRVHQGLAALAISESAGP, encoded by the coding sequence ATGTCTCACCCATTGTCCAGCACGACCTCGCCCATCGAGCGCCGGCGCGCGGCGACGCGCCAGCGGGTTGCGGCGGCGGCCGCGCAGCTGGTAGCCGACCGCGGCCTGGCGGCGGCAACGGTGGAGCACATCGCCGATGCCGCCGACATCAGCCGGGCGACCTTCTTCCGGTATTTCAACTCCAAGGAAGACGCCATCGCCGAGGGCGTGAACCTGGTGTGGCTGAATCGGATCACCGCCGCGCTCGCGGTCCAGCCGCCCCAGCTGACGGGCACCGAGGCCGTCGTCGCGGCCTTCGCCGACCTCGCGCTCGGATTCGCTGAGATCGAGGACCAGGTACGCGAATTGGCCTTGCTCACAAGGTCATCCGAAACACTGGACGCCTGGACGCTGCACATCTACGCGCGATACGAATCGGCCATCGCCGAGCTGGTCGCGCCGCGGATGGCCGACCTGGCCCCCCAGGATCCCAGGCCGCGCCTCCTCGGCGCGCTCGCGATGGCCGCGGTGCGCATCGCCCTGGACGATTGGCTGACCCACGGCGGATCGCTACCCGATCGGGTGCATCAGGGTCTTGCGGCGCTGGCCATTTCAGAATCCGCGGGGCCGTAG
- a CDS encoding DUF4436 domain-containing protein, with product MQLAARAEPESTVAARTSHKRVGVVVLLAVVVGAMFMSIVLYIDGAAPHRVSSDGRTAGTGTAVTLDVESIQSNYSLLMGNLEISPGSALLDRDTQSLKQDLTVEVTSVATPVKRTWRKGMLPGVIPVPLTLSRDVERWPFDRYYTGPITVELFVGAAPTPERAHVMIVDRLPGWRLDSGGPTKSSPFAPYELQMRRSVSTMVFAITILCILVAIAGAAVFVAVQTLRGRRKFQSPLTAWYAAMLFAVVPLRNALPGSPVFGSWIDLTIVLWVLVALVVSMLLYIASWWLQLRTGPDGGAPG from the coding sequence GTGCAGTTGGCAGCGCGAGCCGAACCTGAATCCACGGTCGCCGCGCGCACGTCACACAAAAGGGTCGGCGTCGTCGTGCTGCTGGCCGTCGTCGTCGGCGCGATGTTCATGTCGATCGTGCTTTACATCGATGGTGCTGCGCCGCATCGTGTTTCAAGCGATGGACGGACGGCCGGCACTGGCACCGCCGTGACACTGGACGTCGAGAGTATCCAATCCAATTACAGCCTGCTCATGGGCAACCTCGAGATCTCGCCGGGATCTGCGCTACTCGATCGGGACACCCAGAGCCTCAAGCAAGACCTCACGGTAGAGGTCACCTCGGTCGCGACGCCGGTCAAGCGCACCTGGCGCAAGGGCATGCTGCCCGGTGTCATTCCTGTGCCGCTGACCTTGTCGCGTGACGTCGAACGCTGGCCATTCGATCGCTACTACACCGGACCGATCACGGTCGAATTGTTCGTCGGCGCGGCGCCGACACCCGAACGCGCCCACGTGATGATCGTCGACCGACTGCCTGGCTGGAGGCTCGACTCCGGGGGGCCCACGAAGTCCAGCCCGTTCGCGCCGTACGAGCTACAGATGCGACGCTCGGTGAGCACCATGGTGTTCGCGATCACCATCCTGTGCATCCTGGTCGCGATTGCCGGTGCGGCCGTTTTCGTGGCCGTCCAGACACTGCGGGGCCGGCGAAAGTTCCAGTCGCCGCTGACCGCCTGGTACGCGGCCATGCTGTTCGCGGTGGTCCCGCTCAGAAACGCCCTTCCCGGGTCGCCGGTGTTCGGCAGCTGGATCGACCTGACGATCGTGTTGTGGGTGCTGGTCGCGCTGGTGGTCTCGATGCTGCTGTACATCGCGAGTTGGTGGCTGCAGCTGCGGACCGGGCCGGACGGCGGCGCGCCCGGCTAG
- a CDS encoding LacI family DNA-binding transcriptional regulator: MAGPGGKGTMTANKFARPTNADVARLAGVSTATVSYVLNNAQGRKISPQTRDAVHRAAQSLGYRPNLAARNLARGKSSVVVYVVPHVALGEMPMQAGSRMTTALARLGLLQVQIFETEDDRHVVDAIQNLDPIAVTSLFPLSAAARAAIRAAGIPHINIGTLPALGEPHLSVGEMRVAHLVSRGHQRMAFAYTGIPRWRELGDYWFEGVSRATRSRQLPPLAVAVVTPETAEEVVIRWVRDGVSAVCAQSDEIACMVLYGMHQARLRCPDDLAVIGADASAMGLVSTPPLTTVKFEPRAVADVALAAVYDQLGYPAEAAPQSSDIARLVVRATT, translated from the coding sequence ATGGCCGGGCCCGGGGGAAAAGGCACGATGACGGCAAACAAGTTTGCCCGTCCGACCAACGCCGACGTGGCCCGGTTGGCCGGGGTGTCGACGGCGACCGTCAGCTACGTCCTGAACAACGCCCAGGGCCGCAAGATCTCCCCGCAAACCCGCGACGCGGTCCACCGCGCGGCGCAGTCACTGGGTTACCGGCCCAATCTCGCCGCCCGCAATCTCGCCCGCGGCAAGAGCAGCGTGGTTGTCTACGTGGTCCCGCACGTGGCGCTGGGCGAGATGCCCATGCAGGCAGGCAGTCGCATGACCACCGCCTTGGCCCGGCTGGGCCTGCTGCAGGTGCAGATCTTCGAGACCGAGGACGACCGGCACGTGGTGGATGCGATTCAAAACCTCGACCCGATCGCGGTCACCAGCTTGTTCCCGCTCAGCGCCGCAGCCCGCGCCGCGATCCGCGCGGCCGGCATACCGCACATCAACATCGGCACGCTGCCCGCGCTCGGCGAACCCCACCTGTCGGTCGGCGAGATGCGGGTGGCGCACCTGGTCTCGCGCGGCCATCAGCGAATGGCCTTCGCCTACACCGGAATTCCGCGGTGGCGCGAGCTGGGCGATTACTGGTTCGAAGGCGTCTCACGCGCGACGCGGTCGCGCCAACTACCGCCACTGGCCGTCGCCGTGGTCACCCCCGAGACCGCCGAGGAGGTGGTGATCAGGTGGGTGCGCGACGGTGTCAGCGCGGTCTGCGCGCAAAGCGATGAGATCGCGTGCATGGTGCTCTACGGCATGCACCAGGCGCGGTTGCGCTGCCCGGACGACCTCGCCGTGATCGGTGCGGACGCCAGCGCCATGGGGCTGGTGAGCACGCCCCCGTTGACGACGGTGAAGTTCGAACCACGCGCCGTCGCCGACGTCGCGCTTGCCGCCGTCTACGACCAGTTGGGGTATCCCGCCGAAGCGGCGCCCCAGTCCTCCGATATCGCCCGCCTCGTGGTCCGGGCGACGACCTAG
- a CDS encoding amidohydrolase family protein has product MNKDDLILISVDDHIAEPADMFDAHVPAKYRDRAPRVVLEPDGIQQWYYGDVRGRNMGLNAVAGKPREMYNIDASRYDEMRPGCFNVDERVRDMNAGGQLAGLNFPNFTGFSGQVLNQGPDRDVNLVMIKAYNDWHIDEWCAAYPGRFIPCGILPLYDVAEAAKEVNRLADKGCHAVTFSENPEALQMPSIHTRYWYPLFEAVCENKTVLCTHVGSASRSAQVSTDAPPSVQMTASSMMSMFTFTELIWAEFWTDFPQLKFSLTEGDVGWIPYFLWRAEHVYNRHSGWTLAQFPPGYDGPIDVFKRHFYTCFISDKVGVHNMDWFNEDMLCWESDFPHSDSNWPFAPEDIIATMGHLDDAVINKITHENAMAAYSFDPFEHVPKEHARAGQLRAQATDVDVVTHVGRRASQRDRDAWTRMTQFALRAQVSGQATVEAAGIAGRATTLGN; this is encoded by the coding sequence ATGAACAAGGACGATCTGATCCTGATCAGCGTGGACGATCACATCGCCGAGCCGGCCGACATGTTCGACGCGCACGTCCCCGCCAAATACCGGGATCGGGCCCCGCGGGTCGTGCTCGAGCCCGACGGCATCCAGCAGTGGTACTACGGCGACGTGCGCGGCCGGAACATGGGCCTCAACGCCGTCGCGGGCAAGCCGCGCGAGATGTACAACATCGACGCCTCGCGCTACGACGAGATGCGGCCCGGCTGCTTCAACGTCGACGAGCGGGTCCGCGACATGAACGCCGGCGGCCAGCTGGCGGGCCTGAACTTCCCGAACTTCACCGGCTTCTCCGGCCAAGTGCTCAACCAGGGCCCCGACCGCGACGTCAACCTGGTGATGATCAAGGCCTACAACGACTGGCACATCGACGAGTGGTGTGCGGCTTACCCGGGCCGGTTTATTCCGTGCGGCATCCTGCCGCTGTACGACGTCGCCGAGGCGGCCAAGGAAGTCAACCGCCTGGCCGACAAGGGGTGTCACGCTGTGACGTTCTCCGAGAACCCAGAAGCGTTGCAAATGCCCAGCATTCACACCAGGTATTGGTATCCGCTGTTCGAGGCCGTGTGCGAGAACAAGACGGTGCTGTGCACGCATGTCGGCTCCGCTTCGCGGTCTGCGCAGGTGTCGACGGACGCGCCGCCCAGCGTTCAGATGACGGCGTCGTCGATGATGAGCATGTTCACCTTCACCGAGCTGATCTGGGCCGAATTCTGGACCGATTTCCCGCAACTGAAGTTCTCACTCACCGAGGGTGACGTCGGCTGGATCCCCTACTTCCTGTGGCGGGCCGAGCACGTCTACAACCGGCACTCGGGCTGGACGCTGGCGCAATTCCCGCCCGGCTACGACGGGCCCATCGATGTATTCAAGCGGCACTTCTACACCTGCTTCATCAGCGACAAGGTCGGCGTGCACAACATGGACTGGTTCAACGAGGACATGCTGTGCTGGGAATCCGACTTCCCGCATTCCGACAGCAACTGGCCGTTCGCACCCGAGGACATCATCGCGACGATGGGTCATCTCGACGACGCGGTCATCAACAAGATCACCCACGAAAACGCCATGGCCGCATACTCGTTCGACCCGTTCGAACACGTCCCGAAGGAGCATGCGCGGGCCGGGCAGCTGCGAGCACAGGCCACCGATGTCGACGTGGTCACCCACGTCGGCCGCCGGGCCAGTCAGCGGGACAGGGACGCTTGGACGCGGATGACACAGTTCGCGCTGCGGGCGCAGGTCTCGGGGCAGGCGACGGTCGAGGCGGCCGGTATCGCCGGGCGCGCCACCACCCTGGGCAACTGA
- a CDS encoding CaiB/BaiF CoA-transferase family protein, giving the protein MGAEAPFAGWRVLELSNGIAVSYAGKMFADAGAEVVKVESPQGDRLRARSAGGPPGALFGYLAAGKKSVVASDHAEVRPLLAGADVVLTDLTGGWTLHDITARTGDSAVVVCVTPFGTTGPYVDEGVVANEFILQALCGSTAGRGWPDDEPVQAGGQLGDWLSGTFAAAVGAACARHAARGGGGEVIDVSAYEAMVIAMGGLSAMSASVLGADSLISQRSLELPSIVPTADGLVGFCTITAQQFQDFLVMIDRADLVDDAELASFAGRVARRDEFLGMVTEWARTRTTSEIVDLAVAFRIPVAPIATPATLPDVDHFVTRGVFVESELGALQPRVPYRSAAIATKPPGRPPLLGADTGNVHWPPRPHRRGPADPDALPLADIRITDFTAFWAGPVATQFLGALGADVVKLEGVRRPDGMRYSAGRPPDWDQWWEWGPVFLCSNSNKRDVSVELSTDAGRSLALQLVAVSDLVLENFSPRVMENFRLDWDAVAAANPRAIMVRMPAFGLDGPWRDRVGFAQTMEQATGMAWTTGHSDGPPVIPRGVCDPIAGLHAAFAAIAALAVRDRRGAGMLVESTMVESALNVAAEMLVEYSRNGIQLRRAGNRGVEATPQGVYRCAGDDDWVALSALDDTARAALANLIGLPELDADEAGWRDRADEVDKLIADWAARRSLAEAVDALRAVRVPAAPVTESPALLNNPHLRARGFWERVDHPVAGSFLCTGMPFAFVGKPRRWIRRVPPLYGQHSDEVLTGLLGHSPQEVAQLRAAGATGVRPAGL; this is encoded by the coding sequence GTGGGAGCCGAGGCCCCGTTCGCCGGCTGGCGCGTCCTGGAGTTGTCCAACGGTATTGCCGTGTCGTACGCCGGCAAGATGTTCGCCGACGCGGGCGCCGAGGTGGTGAAAGTCGAGTCCCCGCAGGGCGATCGCCTGCGCGCGAGGTCTGCCGGGGGGCCGCCCGGAGCATTGTTCGGCTACCTGGCCGCCGGCAAGAAATCGGTGGTCGCCTCCGATCATGCCGAAGTCCGGCCGCTGTTGGCCGGCGCCGACGTCGTTCTCACCGACCTGACCGGCGGATGGACCTTGCACGACATCACCGCGCGCACCGGCGATTCGGCGGTGGTGGTCTGCGTGACGCCGTTCGGAACGACGGGACCCTACGTCGACGAGGGCGTGGTGGCCAACGAATTCATCCTGCAGGCCTTGTGCGGATCGACCGCCGGACGCGGCTGGCCGGACGACGAGCCCGTGCAGGCCGGCGGCCAGCTCGGTGACTGGTTGTCGGGCACGTTCGCCGCGGCGGTCGGCGCGGCCTGCGCCCGGCATGCCGCCCGGGGCGGTGGCGGCGAGGTCATCGACGTCTCCGCCTACGAGGCGATGGTGATCGCGATGGGCGGCCTCTCGGCGATGTCGGCCAGTGTCCTGGGCGCGGATTCCCTGATCAGCCAACGCAGTCTGGAACTGCCCTCCATCGTTCCGACCGCCGACGGCCTGGTGGGCTTCTGCACGATCACCGCGCAGCAGTTCCAGGATTTCCTGGTGATGATCGATCGTGCCGACCTGGTCGACGACGCCGAGCTGGCATCGTTCGCCGGGCGCGTCGCGCGCCGCGACGAGTTCCTCGGCATGGTCACCGAGTGGGCGCGGACCCGCACCACGAGCGAGATCGTCGACCTCGCGGTGGCCTTCCGAATCCCGGTGGCCCCCATCGCCACACCGGCCACGCTGCCCGACGTCGATCACTTCGTCACACGCGGCGTGTTCGTCGAGTCGGAACTCGGGGCGCTGCAGCCGCGGGTGCCGTATCGCAGCGCCGCCATCGCGACGAAGCCGCCCGGGCGTCCACCGCTGCTGGGCGCCGATACCGGCAATGTGCACTGGCCGCCTCGCCCGCATCGACGCGGGCCCGCCGATCCGGACGCGCTGCCGTTGGCCGACATCCGAATTACCGACTTCACCGCGTTCTGGGCGGGGCCGGTCGCGACCCAATTCCTCGGCGCTCTCGGCGCCGACGTGGTCAAGCTCGAAGGTGTGCGCCGGCCGGACGGCATGCGTTATTCCGCCGGACGACCCCCGGACTGGGACCAGTGGTGGGAATGGGGGCCGGTTTTCCTGTGCAGCAACAGCAACAAGCGCGACGTGAGCGTCGAACTCAGTACGGACGCCGGCCGGTCACTCGCGTTGCAGCTCGTCGCCGTCAGCGATCTCGTGCTGGAGAACTTCTCGCCCAGGGTGATGGAGAACTTCCGCCTGGACTGGGACGCCGTCGCGGCCGCGAATCCTCGTGCGATCATGGTGCGGATGCCCGCATTCGGCCTCGACGGCCCGTGGCGCGATCGGGTCGGCTTCGCACAGACGATGGAACAGGCGACCGGAATGGCTTGGACAACAGGTCATTCCGACGGCCCGCCGGTGATTCCGCGCGGTGTGTGCGACCCGATAGCCGGTTTGCACGCCGCCTTCGCCGCCATCGCGGCGCTGGCGGTCCGTGACCGGCGGGGTGCGGGCATGCTCGTGGAATCGACGATGGTGGAATCGGCGTTGAACGTGGCCGCCGAAATGCTGGTCGAGTATTCCCGCAATGGAATCCAATTGCGCCGGGCGGGAAATCGTGGCGTCGAGGCGACACCGCAGGGCGTCTACCGCTGCGCCGGCGACGACGACTGGGTGGCCCTCAGCGCGCTCGACGACACCGCCCGGGCGGCGCTGGCGAACCTCATCGGGCTTCCCGAACTGGATGCCGACGAGGCCGGCTGGCGCGATCGGGCCGACGAGGTCGACAAGCTGATCGCCGACTGGGCCGCACGACGTTCGCTGGCCGAGGCCGTCGACGCCCTGCGGGCGGTGAGGGTGCCGGCGGCCCCGGTCACGGAATCGCCCGCGCTGCTGAACAATCCGCACCTGCGCGCGCGGGGCTTCTGGGAGAGGGTCGACCACCCGGTCGCCGGCTCCTTCCTGTGCACCGGGATGCCGTTCGCCTTTGTCGGAAAGCCGCGGCGCTGGATTCGGCGGGTGCCGCCGCTGTACGGCCAGCACAGCGACGAGGTGTTGACGGGTCTGCTGGGGCACAGCCCGCAAGAGGTGGCACAGTTGCGGGCCGCGGGGGCCACCGGTGTCCGGCCGGCGGGCCTGTGA
- a CDS encoding thiolase family protein: MSRRPRTAAIVGVHNTRQGRRLDGETSRGLALKAIQGALGDAGLTLDDVDGLSAGPLSTALIYDLRLGPAWQGLAFGVGMITEAATAIEHGMADVVVLVAAQAGEYRDHESTAPWTRPENEFVAPWGMFTTAEFALIARRHMHRFGTTREQLSMVAATIRNNGSQNPEAVYYQRGPFTPDDITASRPIADPFHLLDCATTSEGGCALVVANVDEIDVTSQPIYVLGSGADFHGPSYQHPPAWDLAGRRGDYVNGLVGGRAADLAFSHAGLRRDEVDVLELYDPFSFEIIRQLEAFGFCGEGEGGPFVADGHIAIDGSHPITTDGGTMSFSHAGSNPQMMQRAIRAVQQLRGDAGGLQVPDAHIALCSNGGAGALFTTLLILGDERP, from the coding sequence GTGAGCAGGAGACCGCGCACCGCGGCAATCGTCGGGGTGCACAACACCCGGCAGGGGCGCCGCCTGGACGGAGAGACCTCACGCGGCCTGGCGCTCAAGGCGATCCAGGGTGCGCTCGGCGACGCGGGCCTGACCCTAGACGACGTCGACGGGCTCAGCGCGGGCCCGCTGTCCACCGCGTTGATCTACGACCTGCGGCTGGGGCCGGCGTGGCAGGGGCTGGCGTTCGGGGTGGGCATGATCACCGAGGCGGCCACCGCGATCGAACACGGCATGGCCGATGTGGTGGTCCTGGTCGCCGCCCAGGCGGGCGAATACCGCGATCACGAGTCGACGGCCCCGTGGACGCGGCCCGAGAACGAATTCGTCGCGCCGTGGGGGATGTTCACCACCGCAGAGTTCGCGCTGATCGCCCGGCGGCACATGCACCGCTTCGGCACCACGCGCGAGCAGTTGTCGATGGTCGCGGCGACCATCCGTAACAACGGGTCGCAAAACCCGGAAGCCGTGTACTACCAACGCGGCCCGTTCACGCCCGACGACATCACCGCCTCCCGGCCCATCGCGGACCCGTTCCATCTGCTCGACTGCGCCACCACCTCCGAGGGCGGTTGTGCGCTGGTCGTCGCCAACGTCGATGAAATCGACGTCACAAGCCAGCCGATCTACGTGTTGGGCAGCGGGGCGGACTTTCACGGCCCGTCGTATCAGCATCCGCCCGCGTGGGATCTGGCTGGCCGGCGCGGTGACTACGTCAACGGTCTGGTCGGCGGACGCGCCGCCGACCTCGCGTTCAGCCACGCCGGCCTGCGCCGCGACGAGGTCGACGTGCTGGAACTCTACGACCCGTTCTCGTTCGAAATCATCCGCCAGCTCGAGGCTTTCGGATTCTGCGGCGAGGGCGAGGGCGGCCCGTTCGTCGCCGACGGCCACATCGCCATCGACGGCAGCCATCCGATCACCACCGACGGAGGGACCATGTCTTTCAGCCACGCGGGATCCAATCCGCAGATGATGCAGCGCGCCATCCGAGCCGTCCAGCAGTTGCGCGGCGATGCCGGTGGCCTGCAGGTGCCCGACGCGCATATTGCGTTGTGCAGCAACGGCGGAGCGGGCGCGCTGTTCACCACGCTGCTGATCCTGGGGGACGAGCGACCATGA
- a CDS encoding Zn-ribbon domain-containing OB-fold protein has protein sequence MTSESLRPQTGPVPHASSQLSIPFWRGCAEEELRYQRCASCDEANFPPTEHCRQCLSLDLRWTTSGGFGEIYSWTVVYRPVSPEFAPPYAPAIITLDEGYQMLSNVVGVTPEDLAVGMRVRVRFHAVGPDLTLPYFTEFS, from the coding sequence ATGACTTCCGAGTCCCTGCGCCCGCAGACCGGGCCCGTGCCCCACGCCAGCAGTCAGCTCAGCATCCCGTTCTGGCGGGGCTGCGCCGAGGAGGAGCTGCGTTACCAGCGCTGCGCGTCGTGCGATGAGGCCAACTTCCCGCCGACCGAACACTGCCGCCAATGCCTTTCGCTCGACCTGCGGTGGACCACCAGCGGGGGGTTCGGCGAGATCTACAGCTGGACGGTGGTCTACCGCCCGGTGTCGCCCGAGTTCGCACCGCCCTATGCGCCGGCCATCATCACCCTCGACGAGGGGTACCAGATGTTGAGCAATGTCGTCGGGGTCACGCCCGAGGACCTGGCGGTCGGGATGCGCGTTCGGGTGCGATTCCATGCGGTCGGCCCGGACCTGACCCTGCCGTACTTCACCGAGTTCTCGTGA